A region from the Candidatus Brocadia sinica JPN1 genome encodes:
- a CDS encoding c-type cytochrome: protein MKKITSFMGICVFSALLSYGCNPKQTALSEKGGIWTVYDKECRKCHRANGKGSFVGRLIFKIPNFTNTKWQDNASDSRLIISVANGKRKMPGYKGKLADEEIVDLVKVCVRGFYPPQGQ, encoded by the coding sequence ATGAAAAAAATTACTTCCTTTATGGGTATCTGTGTTTTTAGCGCCTTGTTATCCTATGGATGCAATCCCAAACAAACAGCCTTGTCAGAAAAAGGTGGTATCTGGACGGTATATGACAAGGAATGCCGGAAGTGCCACAGGGCTAACGGAAAGGGTTCTTTTGTCGGTCGGCTTATCTTTAAAATCCCCAATTTTACCAATACCAAGTGGCAGGATAACGCATCTGATTCAAGACTAATTATATCCGTGGCCAATGGTAAAAGGAAGATGCCGGGCTATAAGGGCAAACTGGCGGACGAGGAGATTGTTGATCTGGTTAAGGTATGCGTCAGGGGTTTTTACCCACCACAAGGACAATGA
- the panD gene encoding aspartate 1-decarboxylase, with protein sequence MLREMCKAKIHAATVTETNLNYNGSITIDKVLLEAVDILHYERVQVLNINNGTRVETYIIEGERNSGVICLNGAAARWAQPGDKVIIISYCLVEDKEARNWKPKIILVDGNNKLMKTL encoded by the coding sequence ATGCTACGGGAGATGTGCAAAGCTAAAATCCACGCCGCAACGGTAACGGAAACTAATCTCAATTATAACGGTAGTATCACGATAGATAAAGTCCTTCTCGAAGCTGTAGACATCCTGCATTACGAACGGGTACAGGTCCTCAATATTAACAATGGAACGCGGGTGGAAACTTACATAATTGAAGGCGAGCGTAACTCCGGTGTTATCTGTCTAAACGGCGCTGCGGCACGATGGGCACAACCGGGTGACAAGGTTATCATCATTTCTTATTGCCTCGTCGAAGACAAAGAGGCAAGGAACTGGAAACCGAAGATTATTCTTGTTGACGGAAACAACAAACTCATGAAAACCCTCTAG
- the lgt gene encoding prolipoprotein diacylglyceryl transferase, which yields MRRILFEIPLPFFQRNIPIYSYGFMLMVAFLVAITIARWRARKEGIDANKITDLGIYLVCAGIFGARLFFIIQFFEDYKNNLFSIFKIYEGGLVYYGGLFAGIVTLFVYVRKHHLPFLKIIDILMPSAALGLGFGRIGCFLNGCCFGKVALHIPWAIQFPRTLDKTGMVDGSPAFLHQYELGLVHLSDVHTLPIHPTQLYSFLSDVALFFILSAFFQYRKRDGEVLLLFGILYPVIRFCMEALRDDNPLFFNLFTVAQIISIGMFVVSVVFFAISRFKTARKAEMP from the coding sequence ATGAGAAGAATCTTATTCGAAATCCCCCTCCCCTTCTTCCAGAGAAATATACCCATTTATTCGTACGGATTCATGTTGATGGTCGCCTTTTTAGTAGCCATTACCATCGCACGCTGGAGGGCAAGGAAGGAAGGTATAGACGCCAATAAGATTACAGATCTTGGAATTTATCTCGTCTGTGCAGGAATTTTTGGAGCAAGGTTGTTTTTTATTATTCAATTCTTTGAGGATTACAAAAACAATCTCTTTAGCATCTTTAAGATTTACGAAGGCGGTTTAGTGTACTATGGGGGACTTTTCGCCGGCATTGTTACCTTGTTTGTATACGTCAGGAAGCATCATCTGCCCTTTTTAAAGATCATTGATATCCTTATGCCTTCTGCTGCACTGGGGCTCGGCTTCGGCCGTATCGGATGTTTCCTGAACGGATGTTGCTTTGGAAAGGTAGCGCTGCATATTCCGTGGGCAATTCAATTTCCAAGGACGCTGGATAAAACGGGCATGGTAGACGGTAGTCCCGCATTTCTTCACCAATACGAACTCGGATTAGTTCACCTCTCCGATGTACATACCCTGCCCATACATCCCACCCAATTGTATTCATTTCTTTCTGATGTTGCGCTTTTCTTTATTCTTAGCGCTTTCTTTCAGTACCGGAAAAGGGATGGGGAGGTGCTGCTTCTCTTTGGGATACTGTATCCCGTTATACGATTCTGCATGGAAGCACTCCGGGATGATAATCCATTATTCTTCAATCTGTTTACCGTTGCCCAGATTATCAGCATCGGTATGTTTGTTGTATCAGTCGTCTTTTTTGCAATCAGCAGATTTAAAACGGCAAGAAAGGCAGAAATGCCGTAG
- a CDS encoding TonB-dependent receptor plug domain-containing protein, producing the protein MTNWTRKRFVLESLIPTILLLSLISFHSSETFAKGADPPLTQIEDTPPTSIKETARPDQAIPGREEKQTDDMETALSEEFSTEAIWFGYGEGVTIATRHKTPLNKAPSVVTVITAGEIKNLGYRTFIEILRTVPGFEILKEAGTGVVEPAVRGIASASKVKVMLNGHTVNTTLTGSAFGRFDDFPVENIKKLEIIRGPGSAMYGENAFTAVINIITKDAADIDGVKVSSGYGSFDTYEENVVFGEKVGKVEFSGMAHYRQTTGFDGEVESDFQTMLDSAFGSNASLAPGRVHDGRQEYDLNLKIAYEDLWLQGWYSNKNRDPFIGGSLALNDESDIENNYVFGEIGYKKTFEERFTLKPRIYYDQFDSNSYFEVLPEGTVLPADTDGNGIPEFVVFPDGVINVVKGIERIAGTEIPFDYQLFDGNTLTLGLEYRLINQSNNRFLSNMDPVTGAPLTSVRDFSDSAPFLEDATRRIVSVYFQDVWDITDTLNLTIGVRHDRYSDFGDATSPRTGLTWAFMKDASVKFLYGEAFRAPSFYEMFRTGSGNRKLDPETITTYEVELRYKFNKYVTSSVGYFYNDIDDLIFLKRSQDAPVYENLTDAHVQGIEMETRVDIIKDNYVFMNYTFQNPEDDDGNNMPFVAQHKGNFGVNVHYWKYINTNLSAFVSGKRSRVDDDTREDLPAYALFNLSVIGKEFFKTMEVQGTVFNIFDKDYSDPGAVFIPKDLPRPGRTFFVGLSYQF; encoded by the coding sequence ATGACTAACTGGACAAGAAAACGGTTTGTTTTAGAGTCTCTTATCCCAACTATTTTACTTCTTAGCCTCATTTCTTTCCATTCATCAGAAACTTTTGCCAAAGGCGCAGACCCGCCCTTGACTCAGATCGAGGATACTCCTCCGACTTCCATCAAGGAAACAGCCCGACCAGATCAGGCCATACCAGGCAGAGAGGAGAAACAAACCGACGATATGGAAACTGCCCTGTCAGAAGAATTCTCCACCGAAGCCATCTGGTTTGGTTATGGGGAAGGAGTAACCATTGCTACAAGACACAAAACCCCGCTTAACAAGGCGCCGAGTGTCGTTACGGTAATTACTGCCGGGGAGATTAAGAATTTAGGGTATCGTACTTTTATTGAAATACTCAGAACCGTACCGGGGTTTGAGATCCTGAAGGAGGCTGGTACCGGAGTTGTTGAACCTGCCGTTCGTGGTATTGCAAGTGCAAGCAAAGTAAAGGTAATGCTCAATGGACATACAGTAAACACAACCCTTACCGGTTCAGCCTTCGGCAGATTTGATGATTTCCCGGTAGAAAATATCAAGAAGCTGGAAATCATTCGGGGGCCAGGTTCTGCCATGTACGGCGAAAATGCATTTACAGCGGTTATCAATATTATTACGAAGGACGCAGCAGATATTGATGGTGTGAAGGTAAGCAGTGGTTACGGGAGTTTTGATACGTACGAGGAAAATGTCGTGTTTGGCGAGAAGGTTGGAAAGGTTGAATTCTCCGGCATGGCCCACTACCGGCAGACCACGGGCTTTGATGGTGAGGTTGAAAGTGATTTTCAAACAATGCTTGATAGCGCTTTTGGGTCTAACGCATCATTGGCGCCAGGTCGTGTGCATGACGGGAGACAGGAATATGACCTGAACCTGAAAATTGCTTATGAGGATCTATGGCTTCAGGGATGGTACAGCAACAAAAACCGCGACCCTTTTATTGGGGGAAGTCTTGCATTAAATGATGAATCTGATATTGAAAATAACTATGTATTCGGGGAGATAGGGTATAAAAAGACCTTTGAGGAAAGATTTACCTTAAAACCAAGGATTTATTACGATCAGTTTGACAGCAACAGTTACTTTGAAGTATTACCGGAAGGCACAGTTTTGCCTGCTGATACCGACGGAAATGGGATTCCGGAATTTGTCGTTTTTCCTGATGGGGTAATTAATGTTGTCAAGGGAATTGAAAGGATTGCAGGCACAGAGATCCCTTTTGATTACCAATTGTTTGATGGAAATACCCTTACCCTGGGTTTGGAATATCGGTTGATCAATCAATCCAATAACCGCTTTTTAAGCAATATGGACCCGGTCACAGGTGCGCCGCTCACTTCTGTCAGGGATTTTTCAGATTCAGCCCCCTTTCTTGAAGATGCCACACGAAGGATCGTCTCAGTTTATTTTCAGGATGTATGGGATATTACAGATACCTTGAATCTTACCATTGGAGTGAGACATGACCGATACAGTGATTTTGGTGATGCAACCAGTCCACGGACCGGTTTAACGTGGGCATTTATGAAAGATGCATCAGTGAAGTTTCTCTACGGAGAAGCATTCCGGGCGCCGAGTTTTTACGAGATGTTTAGGACCGGAAGTGGAAACAGAAAGCTGGATCCGGAAACTATCACGACATATGAGGTCGAATTAAGGTACAAATTTAACAAATACGTTACCAGTAGTGTTGGGTATTTTTACAATGATATCGACGATCTTATTTTCCTGAAACGCAGTCAGGATGCACCCGTTTACGAAAACCTTACGGATGCCCATGTGCAAGGTATTGAAATGGAGACCCGTGTGGATATCATCAAAGATAATTACGTCTTTATGAATTATACCTTTCAAAATCCCGAAGATGATGATGGGAACAATATGCCATTTGTTGCGCAACACAAGGGAAACTTCGGTGTAAATGTACACTACTGGAAATATATTAATACCAATCTGAGCGCCTTTGTCAGCGGGAAACGTTCCAGGGTCGATGATGACACAAGAGAAGACTTACCGGCTTATGCACTTTTCAATCTTTCCGTCATTGGAAAAGAATTCTTCAAAACAATGGAAGTGCAGGGGACGGTATTTAATATTTTTGATAAAGATTATAGTGATCCGGGGGCTGTTTTTATACCAAAAGACTTGCCCCGGCCGGGAAGGACATTTTTTGTCGGGTTGAGTTACCAGTTCTAA
- a CDS encoding DUF4070 domain-containing protein — MPFYTAVSINLADDGQLMDMMVEAGFDQVFIGIETSDEGSLTECGKKQNKSRNLVEDVKRIQRAGLHVQGGFIVGFDNDTPSIFRQQIDFIQKSGIVMANVAILQAPTGLRLYERLKREGRLLGQMLFDVAYGSTNFVPAMNLVALREGYIV, encoded by the coding sequence ATGCCGTTTTACACAGCAGTCTCTATCAACCTTGCCGATGACGGGCAATTGATGGACATGATGGTCGAAGCGGGTTTCGATCAGGTTTTCATCGGAATTGAGACATCGGATGAGGGAAGTTTGACCGAATGCGGCAAAAAGCAGAACAAGAGCCGCAACCTAGTTGAAGACGTGAAACGTATCCAGCGAGCCGGATTGCATGTGCAGGGGGGCTTTATCGTTGGTTTTGACAATGATACGCCCTCCATCTTCAGGCAGCAAATTGATTTTATCCAGAAAAGCGGGATTGTGATGGCGAATGTTGCTATACTTCAAGCGCCAACCGGATTAAGGCTCTATGAACGCCTGAAACGAGAGGGCCGCCTGCTTGGTCAAATGTTGTTTGATGTTGCATACGGCTCGACAAACTTTGTCCCTGCCATGAACCTTGTTGCCTTGCGGGAAGGATATATAGTTTGA
- a CDS encoding TonB-dependent receptor plug domain-containing protein: MKNASLKLLYGEAFRAPDFTEMFTINQPALIGNEDLDPETIKTYEIGLNYQFNKYVTSGINYFYNDIEDLISARVLPTAQGATHFENFGDAHVQGIEMETKVDITKGRFLLV, encoded by the coding sequence ATGAAGAATGCATCACTGAAACTCCTTTATGGAGAGGCATTCCGGGCACCTGATTTTACAGAGATGTTTACGATCAACCAACCAGCTCTTATAGGGAATGAAGATCTAGATCCAGAAACTATCAAGACATACGAGATAGGGTTAAATTATCAGTTTAATAAATATGTTACCAGCGGCATTAATTATTTTTATAATGATATCGAAGACCTCATTAGCGCCCGTGTCTTACCAACCGCCCAGGGCGCCACGCACTTCGAGAATTTTGGAGATGCTCATGTCCAGGGTATCGAGATGGAGACAAAGGTGGACATAACAAAAGGACGTTTTTTGTTGGTTTGA
- a CDS encoding TonB-dependent receptor plug domain-containing protein — protein MTKCLTHGLTQSLLALYLFLLSCISFHSSEIFAEDISTSRIETKKTTQSTEILSNDKEKHSRNMKVALAEGISTKAIWFGFEQEVTIATRHETPVGKAPSIVTVITAKEIKHLGYRTFVEILRTVPGFEILKKGDLGEVFPAVRGFAGSEKVRVMLNGHLVNSPRTGSAFQQFDDFPVENIERIEIIRGPGSAVYGENAFLAVINIITFDAKDIDGIKVSGGYGSFDTEEGNIVFGKTYGKVDISGMVRYRHTDGFDGIVESDIVTQIDTALASLGFPPSSQAQGRVEDWREEYDLNLKVVYKGFYVEGLYINKNMGPFIGPQFALADESNIEQNYVFGEAGYRNTFDEKFTIRPRLYYDQFDRNSYIEALPENAHVPLDTDGDGVIDKINTYPDGLIGNAYIKERVVGTEVPFDYKIFDGNIITLGFEYRLIGQTNPHFFTTYNPRTLDPLDSLQDQADTYPFIKEATRRIWSVYLQDAWDITDTLNLTLGVRHDEYSDFGNTTSPRAGLTGHS, from the coding sequence ATGACCAAATGCTTGACTCATGGCTTAACCCAGTCCCTCCTCGCCTTGTATCTTTTCCTGCTTAGTTGCATTTCTTTTCATTCTTCCGAAATTTTTGCCGAAGATATCAGTACATCACGGATTGAGACGAAGAAAACAACCCAATCAACTGAGATCCTATCCAATGACAAAGAAAAACATAGCCGGAATATGAAAGTTGCTTTGGCAGAAGGAATTTCAACCAAGGCCATCTGGTTTGGTTTTGAGCAGGAAGTAACAATTGCAACAAGACATGAAACCCCGGTAGGCAAGGCGCCGAGCATCGTTACGGTAATCACGGCCAAGGAAATTAAGCATTTAGGATACCGCACCTTTGTGGAAATCCTGAGGACAGTACCCGGATTTGAAATTTTAAAAAAGGGCGACCTGGGGGAGGTATTTCCCGCTGTAAGGGGTTTTGCAGGTTCGGAGAAAGTAAGGGTGATGCTCAACGGGCATCTGGTAAATAGCCCCCGCACTGGTAGCGCCTTTCAGCAGTTTGACGATTTCCCTGTGGAAAACATAGAGAGAATAGAAATTATCCGGGGGCCAGGTTCTGCCGTATATGGTGAAAATGCCTTTTTGGCGGTTATTAATATTATCACGTTCGATGCAAAGGATATTGACGGCATAAAGGTGAGCGGTGGTTATGGGAGCTTTGATACCGAAGAGGGAAACATTGTATTTGGGAAGACGTACGGAAAAGTTGATATCTCCGGTATGGTCCGCTACAGGCATACCGACGGATTTGATGGCATTGTCGAGAGTGATATTGTAACACAGATTGATACGGCCCTTGCTTCCCTGGGTTTTCCTCCCTCTTCACAAGCCCAGGGAAGGGTGGAGGATTGGAGGGAAGAATACGACCTGAACCTGAAAGTTGTCTACAAGGGTTTCTACGTTGAGGGATTGTACATTAATAAAAATATGGGGCCTTTTATCGGACCTCAATTTGCCCTGGCTGACGAATCGAATATTGAACAGAACTATGTGTTCGGTGAAGCTGGATATAGAAATACCTTTGATGAGAAATTTACGATAAGACCGAGGCTCTATTATGACCAGTTTGACAGGAACTCTTACATTGAGGCATTGCCAGAGAACGCACATGTGCCTCTAGACACAGATGGAGACGGTGTAATTGACAAAATCAATACGTATCCCGATGGGCTTATTGGTAACGCTTATATAAAAGAAAGGGTTGTTGGCACGGAGGTTCCTTTTGATTATAAAATATTCGATGGGAATATCATTACCCTAGGATTCGAATATCGTTTGATTGGTCAAACCAATCCACACTTTTTTACTACCTATAATCCCCGAACACTCGATCCCCTGGATAGCCTTCAGGACCAAGCTGACACATATCCCTTTATAAAAGAAGCCACGCGGAGAATATGGTCGGTTTATCTGCAGGATGCGTGGGATATTACGGATACCTTAAATCTTACCTTAGGGGTACGACATGATGAGTACAGCGATTTCGGCAATACTACCAGTCCACGAGCAGGCTTAACGGGGCATTCATGA
- the hflX gene encoding GTPase HflX, with protein MKLKDTAFTVRAERAVLFRVMLSGDHSEDEAPLEELRRLAKTAGANVVHSVVQKRPNIDPVYYVGKGKAAELSRISKELDADVFICDDDLTPAQVRNLEKVIEKKVIDRSELILDIFATRAKTFQAKLQVELAQLEYTRPRLKRMWTHLSRIEGGIGTRGPGEKQLEVDKRIVSRKIHDLRKKLHEIEKRQERLVASRKEFFTVSIVGYTNAGKSTLMNVLTEIDTFVEDKLFATLDTKTSICKLENGRKILVSDTVGFIQKLPHHLVSSFKATLEEARHADLLLHVADISSPLIQRQVEAVNVVLKELGCDKKPTIIVLNKVDAIKDESLIPLLQSYYRDCIMISAKTHLGIEELKRKIGEILEKNFMDIEITCSPGNGRLIAYLHEHAHVLSSRFEEHRVTFRLLIEDKLMQKLRMLDDTIQMKETTGSN; from the coding sequence GTGAAACTGAAAGACACTGCATTTACGGTAAGGGCTGAACGCGCCGTTCTTTTTCGGGTTATGCTGTCCGGAGACCATAGTGAGGATGAAGCGCCACTGGAAGAACTTCGGCGATTAGCGAAGACTGCTGGTGCAAACGTTGTCCATTCGGTAGTTCAAAAAAGACCAAATATCGACCCCGTATATTATGTCGGGAAGGGAAAAGCAGCCGAATTATCCCGGATTTCAAAGGAGCTGGATGCCGATGTGTTTATTTGCGATGACGATCTTACTCCGGCGCAGGTCAGAAATCTTGAAAAGGTCATCGAAAAGAAGGTAATTGACAGGAGTGAATTAATCCTGGACATATTTGCTACCCGCGCAAAGACATTTCAGGCAAAACTTCAGGTAGAATTGGCTCAATTAGAGTATACACGACCCCGCTTAAAGAGGATGTGGACGCACCTTTCCAGGATTGAGGGTGGTATTGGAACAAGGGGGCCTGGTGAAAAACAATTGGAAGTCGATAAACGCATTGTGTCAAGAAAGATCCATGACCTGAGAAAAAAGTTACATGAAATTGAAAAGCGACAGGAACGGCTGGTCGCCTCGCGGAAGGAATTTTTCACGGTGTCCATTGTGGGATACACCAATGCCGGGAAATCGACGTTAATGAATGTCCTGACGGAGATAGATACCTTTGTAGAAGACAAACTCTTCGCAACGCTTGATACAAAAACAAGTATCTGTAAATTAGAAAACGGGAGAAAGATACTGGTGAGCGATACGGTGGGTTTTATCCAGAAGTTGCCCCACCACCTGGTTTCTTCCTTTAAAGCAACACTTGAGGAAGCCCGCCACGCCGATCTCCTGCTTCATGTTGCAGACATAAGTTCCCCCCTTATCCAGAGACAAGTCGAGGCGGTGAATGTCGTGTTGAAGGAGTTAGGATGCGATAAGAAACCGACGATCATAGTATTGAATAAAGTAGATGCCATAAAAGACGAGTCTCTTATTCCTTTGCTTCAGAGTTATTACAGGGATTGCATTATGATCTCCGCAAAAACACACCTGGGTATAGAAGAACTGAAACGAAAGATCGGTGAGATACTGGAAAAAAATTTTATGGATATAGAGATTACCTGCAGTCCGGGCAATGGAAGATTAATTGCATATCTCCATGAGCATGCGCATGTTTTAAGTAGCCGTTTTGAAGAACACCGGGTAACATTCCGACTGCTTATAGAGGATAAGCTCATGCAGAAATTACGTATGCTGGATGATACTATTCAGATGAAAGAAACCACCGGTTCCAATTGA
- a CDS encoding acetate--CoA ligase family protein, giving the protein MNKFMTHSGKIARHIIQKVLLQNRYELLEPEAKEFIEAFGISTTRYVVTVSPADAIQAAKSVGYPVVLKIVSPDISHKTDVGGVKLGIKDDEGVKVAYDEIIRNVKKRQPDARIDGILVQEMATPSTEVIVGGLRDPQFGPAVMFGLGGIFVEVFKDVSFRIAPVDEYEALDMIHGIKGAKVLKGFRNAEAADIPALAQIIVQVSDIMISLEEIKEIDLNPVLVYPKGLKAVDARIILRQL; this is encoded by the coding sequence ATGAACAAATTTATGACACACAGTGGAAAGATCGCACGTCATATTATACAAAAGGTCCTACTCCAGAATCGATATGAACTGCTTGAACCTGAGGCCAAGGAATTCATTGAGGCATTTGGAATAAGCACTACAAGGTATGTAGTTACAGTTTCCCCTGCAGATGCAATTCAGGCGGCAAAATCTGTTGGATATCCTGTTGTTCTCAAGATTGTTTCACCTGATATCAGCCATAAAACCGATGTCGGTGGTGTCAAGCTTGGTATAAAGGATGACGAAGGTGTTAAGGTTGCATACGACGAGATTATACGAAACGTAAAAAAGAGACAGCCGGATGCACGGATTGATGGAATTCTTGTTCAGGAAATGGCAACACCTTCCACAGAAGTTATTGTGGGAGGGCTTCGGGACCCTCAATTTGGCCCGGCTGTGATGTTCGGGTTGGGCGGTATCTTCGTTGAGGTTTTTAAAGACGTTTCTTTCCGCATCGCCCCGGTGGATGAATATGAGGCGTTGGATATGATTCATGGCATAAAAGGGGCAAAGGTTTTAAAGGGTTTTAGGAACGCAGAAGCGGCGGACATTCCTGCATTGGCACAAATTATTGTACAGGTATCAGACATCATGATTTCCCTGGAAGAAATTAAGGAGATAGACCTGAACCCTGTCCTTGTTTATCCGAAAGGTTTAAAGGCCGTGGATGCAAGGATTATTTTACGTCAATTGTAA
- a CDS encoding NCS2 family permease: MIFERIFKLRENHTNLRTEVLAGTTTFLTMSYIIFVQPAVLSTCGMDFGSVMVATCIASAIACIFMAFLANYPIALAPAMGHNFYFAFTVCGPVVTGGMGYPWQVALGANLISGTLFFLLSFFGLRELLVSIIPDSLKNAIAVGIGLLIALVGFEYGGVIVDTPGALVGLGNPKYPEVWVSLFGMMVMGVMIALKIKGAILYGIIATALASIPLGMVQYQGVTSMPPSIDPTLLKCDPVKIFTEPGFISVIFVLLFLDVFDTIGTVVGIGEQGGFYKNGKIPRVKQILLSDALGTVGGALLGTSTITSYIESSAGIQAGGRTGLSNIITACLFLLSLFFYPLIKMIGGGYQTSNGAHLYPIIAPALIIVGSMMIFNVRKIRWDDPTESLPSFLTLSIMPFSLSITEGLSFGFISYSLLKLITGRFRGLHWAFHLVSVAFLVRYIFLKM; encoded by the coding sequence ATGATATTTGAAAGAATCTTTAAACTAAGAGAAAACCATACCAACCTTCGAACGGAAGTTTTAGCTGGCACCACAACCTTCCTGACAATGTCGTATATCATCTTTGTCCAGCCTGCCGTACTTTCCACTTGCGGAATGGATTTTGGATCGGTGATGGTGGCCACATGCATTGCCAGCGCCATAGCCTGCATCTTCATGGCCTTTCTGGCCAACTATCCTATCGCCTTAGCGCCTGCTATGGGACATAATTTTTACTTTGCCTTTACCGTGTGTGGTCCTGTCGTGACCGGTGGTATGGGTTATCCATGGCAGGTTGCCCTGGGTGCAAATTTAATATCGGGCACATTGTTTTTTCTCTTATCATTTTTTGGGTTGCGCGAGTTACTGGTATCTATTATACCCGATTCATTGAAGAATGCAATTGCGGTGGGGATTGGGCTCTTAATTGCACTCGTGGGGTTTGAATACGGCGGGGTAATTGTGGATACACCAGGCGCTTTGGTTGGTCTGGGCAATCCCAAGTATCCTGAGGTATGGGTGTCTCTCTTTGGCATGATGGTTATGGGAGTAATGATTGCCCTGAAAATAAAAGGTGCTATTCTTTACGGGATTATTGCAACAGCGCTTGCGAGTATTCCGCTAGGGATGGTTCAATATCAGGGTGTTACCAGTATGCCTCCCTCGATTGATCCAACGTTGCTGAAATGCGACCCTGTAAAGATATTTACCGAACCAGGGTTTATTTCAGTTATATTTGTCTTATTATTCCTGGACGTCTTTGATACCATAGGCACCGTAGTGGGAATTGGCGAACAAGGGGGATTTTATAAGAACGGCAAAATCCCCCGGGTAAAACAAATCCTGCTATCGGATGCGCTTGGTACAGTAGGTGGCGCTCTTTTAGGGACTTCCACCATTACCAGTTACATCGAAAGTTCTGCAGGGATTCAGGCAGGCGGCAGAACAGGTTTATCGAACATCATTACGGCTTGCCTGTTCCTTTTATCCTTATTTTTTTATCCCCTCATAAAAATGATCGGGGGAGGTTATCAAACTTCCAATGGAGCCCATCTCTACCCCATTATTGCGCCGGCCCTGATAATTGTTGGAAGTATGATGATCTTTAATGTGCGGAAAATAAGGTGGGATGACCCTACTGAATCACTGCCCTCCTTTTTGACCCTTTCCATCATGCCTTTTTCCCTGAGTATTACAGAAGGTTTGTCCTTTGGGTTCATTTCCTATTCCCTTTTGAAGCTCATTACCGGCAGATTCCGTGGGTTACATTGGGCATTTCATCTGGTCTCTGTGGCTTTTCTTGTCAGATACATTTTTTTGAAAATGTAG
- the mazG gene encoding nucleoside triphosphate pyrophosphohydrolase — translation MNTSKDKSISLFQDLIELMRKLRSKDGCPWDKEQSHASLKPHLVEETYEVIDAIDSGDPDKLKEELADLFFHIIFHCQIAKEKGEFDIDGVIALCLDKMTRRHPHVFGDATAATPEEVLHQWEQIKKQEKGYEERKFIVDGLPKHLPALQKAQKLQKKVAKVGFDWPDITGVMAKVDEELAEVKEAIRENKPENIAEEVGDLLFSIVNLSRFLNLDTENVLHKTIYKFVDRFKRVETELAAMGKDIEKCSLEEMDAVWNKVKINQKQEIGIQKPE, via the coding sequence ATGAATACATCCAAAGATAAATCCATTTCGCTATTTCAGGACTTGATTGAACTCATGCGGAAGTTACGCAGTAAGGATGGTTGCCCGTGGGATAAAGAACAGAGCCATGCGTCTTTAAAACCGCATCTGGTAGAGGAGACGTACGAGGTAATCGATGCAATAGATTCCGGAGATCCCGATAAACTGAAGGAAGAACTGGCAGACCTCTTTTTCCACATAATCTTTCACTGCCAGATTGCAAAGGAAAAAGGAGAATTTGATATCGATGGTGTAATCGCACTGTGCCTTGATAAGATGACGCGTCGCCATCCACACGTCTTTGGAGATGCTACAGCAGCTACCCCCGAAGAAGTACTCCATCAGTGGGAACAGATCAAAAAACAGGAGAAAGGCTATGAGGAAAGAAAGTTTATTGTGGATGGCTTACCCAAACATCTCCCGGCGCTCCAGAAGGCACAAAAGCTGCAAAAGAAGGTGGCAAAGGTTGGTTTTGACTGGCCGGATATTACGGGTGTGATGGCCAAGGTAGACGAAGAGCTGGCAGAGGTCAAAGAGGCAATCCGGGAAAATAAACCTGAAAATATTGCAGAAGAGGTTGGAGATCTCTTGTTTTCCATTGTCAATCTCTCCCGCTTCCTCAATCTGGACACGGAAAACGTCCTCCACAAGACCATCTATAAATTTGTCGATCGTTTCAAAAGAGTCGAGACGGAACTTGCGGCAATGGGAAAAGACATTGAGAAATGTAGCTTAGAAGAGATGGATGCCGTCTGGAATAAGGTAAAAATAAATCAGAAGCAAGAAATTGGGATTCAGAAGCCGGAATAA